The Providencia rettgeri genome includes a window with the following:
- the acnA gene encoding Aconitate hydratase 1: MSLSLKTTSASTLNVGNKQYNYFSLALAEKKLGDGTKLPKSLKVLLENLLRHIDGSSVVEQDLQAIIDWQKNAHADREIAYRPARVLMQDFTGVPAVVDLAAMREAVKSLGGNVEQVNPLSPVDLVIDHSVMVDEFATQSAFGDNVEIEMARNHERYLFLRWGQKAFNRFQVVPPGTGICHQVNLEYLGKAVWYEEIDGKLYAYPDTLVGTDSHTTMINGLGVLGWGVGGIEAEAAMLGQPVSMLIPDVVGFKLTGKLSEGITATDLVLTVTQMLRQHGVVGKFVEFYGDGLADLPLADRATIANMSPEYGATCGFFPVDEVTLSYMRLTGRSDDEIALVEAYSKEQGLWRYAGDEPIFTSTLELDMSTVESSLAGPKRPQDRVELSQVPKAFRGAVELEVNKKIQSSYPSVKYQNKTFELTDGAVVIAAITSCTNTSNPSVLMAAGLLAKKAVEKGLVRQPWVKSSLAPGSKVVTDYLAVAGLTPYLDKLGFNLVGYGCTTCIGNSGPLPEPIEEAIKQTDLTVGAVLSGNRNFEGRIHPLVKTNWLASPPLVVAYALAGNMNINLKTDPIGVDKSGNDVYLKDIWPSSAEIAQAVQQVKTDMFRKEYNAVFEGDDAWRALKVESSSTYHWQADSTYIRHPPFFEGMQSQPVPVKDIHGANILAILGDSVTTDHISPAGNIKKESPAGRYLQEHGVAVADFNSYGSRRGNHEVMMRGTFANIRIRNEMVPGVEGGYTLHIPTGKQMAIYDAAMLYQQENRPLAIIAGKEYGSGSSRDWAAKGTNLLGVRVVITESYERIHRSNLIGMGVIPLEFKDGVSRKTLNLKGDERIDVTGLQSITPGQDITVKITYGNGDIKEVITRCRIDTATEMDYYRHGGILHYVIRQMLH, translated from the coding sequence ATGTCGTTGAGTCTAAAAACAACGAGTGCCTCGACACTCAATGTTGGAAACAAGCAGTATAATTACTTCAGTTTAGCGCTAGCTGAAAAAAAGCTCGGTGATGGGACGAAGTTACCTAAGTCATTAAAAGTCTTACTCGAAAACCTATTACGTCATATTGATGGTAGCTCAGTTGTTGAACAAGATTTACAAGCCATTATTGACTGGCAAAAAAATGCACATGCAGATAGGGAAATTGCGTATCGTCCCGCGCGTGTGCTTATGCAAGATTTTACCGGAGTTCCTGCTGTTGTTGACCTGGCCGCGATGCGTGAAGCGGTTAAATCATTAGGTGGCAATGTTGAGCAAGTGAATCCGTTATCCCCCGTAGATTTGGTCATTGACCACTCGGTAATGGTGGATGAGTTTGCCACCCAATCCGCCTTTGGCGATAACGTTGAAATTGAAATGGCGCGTAACCATGAGCGTTATTTATTTTTACGTTGGGGGCAAAAAGCGTTTAACCGTTTTCAAGTGGTACCACCTGGTACAGGTATTTGTCACCAAGTTAATTTAGAATACCTTGGTAAGGCGGTATGGTATGAAGAAATTGACGGTAAATTATATGCTTATCCAGATACTTTAGTGGGCACGGACTCCCATACGACGATGATCAATGGGTTAGGCGTATTAGGTTGGGGTGTTGGTGGTATTGAAGCTGAAGCCGCGATGTTAGGCCAACCTGTATCGATGCTAATTCCTGACGTTGTTGGTTTTAAATTAACGGGTAAATTATCCGAAGGGATCACAGCAACTGACCTTGTGTTGACAGTGACACAAATGCTACGTCAACATGGTGTCGTGGGTAAGTTTGTTGAATTCTATGGTGATGGCTTGGCCGATTTACCATTAGCAGACCGCGCAACAATTGCGAATATGTCCCCTGAATATGGTGCAACGTGTGGCTTTTTCCCGGTTGATGAAGTAACACTGTCTTATATGCGTTTAACTGGGCGCAGTGATGATGAAATTGCGCTGGTGGAAGCTTATAGTAAAGAGCAGGGTTTATGGCGTTATGCGGGCGATGAACCGATTTTTACCAGCACACTTGAGTTAGACATGTCGACAGTCGAATCCAGTTTAGCCGGGCCTAAACGTCCACAAGACAGAGTCGAACTTAGCCAAGTACCAAAAGCATTTCGTGGCGCAGTCGAATTAGAAGTCAATAAGAAAATCCAATCGAGCTATCCTTCGGTTAAATATCAAAATAAAACCTTTGAATTAACCGATGGCGCGGTCGTTATTGCAGCAATTACCTCTTGTACAAACACGTCGAACCCAAGTGTATTAATGGCGGCAGGGCTATTAGCGAAGAAAGCCGTTGAAAAAGGGTTAGTTCGCCAACCGTGGGTTAAATCATCATTAGCACCGGGTTCTAAAGTGGTTACTGATTATCTTGCCGTTGCAGGTTTAACACCGTATTTAGATAAGCTTGGGTTTAACCTTGTCGGGTATGGATGCACAACGTGTATTGGTAACTCAGGGCCATTACCAGAACCAATAGAAGAAGCGATTAAACAAACGGATCTTACTGTTGGTGCCGTGCTGTCAGGAAACCGTAACTTTGAAGGGCGAATTCACCCACTGGTGAAAACTAACTGGTTAGCCTCTCCGCCGCTTGTTGTTGCCTATGCACTGGCGGGTAATATGAATATCAACTTGAAAACTGACCCTATCGGGGTTGATAAATCGGGTAATGATGTTTATTTGAAAGATATTTGGCCATCAAGTGCTGAAATTGCGCAAGCTGTACAGCAAGTTAAAACAGATATGTTCCGTAAGGAATATAACGCGGTCTTTGAAGGTGATGATGCTTGGAGAGCATTAAAAGTTGAAAGCTCTTCAACTTATCACTGGCAAGCAGACTCGACCTATATCCGCCATCCACCTTTCTTTGAAGGAATGCAATCTCAGCCAGTACCTGTTAAAGATATTCATGGCGCAAATATTTTAGCGATCCTCGGTGACTCGGTCACCACTGACCATATTTCTCCCGCGGGGAATATCAAAAAAGAGAGCCCAGCAGGGCGGTATCTGCAAGAACACGGTGTTGCTGTCGCAGATTTCAACTCTTATGGTTCGCGTCGTGGTAACCATGAAGTGATGATGCGCGGTACATTTGCAAATATTCGTATTCGTAATGAAATGGTGCCAGGTGTAGAGGGCGGTTATACCTTACATATACCGACAGGCAAACAAATGGCGATTTATGATGCAGCGATGCTGTATCAACAAGAAAATCGCCCATTGGCTATCATTGCGGGTAAAGAATATGGTTCAGGTTCTAGCCGAGATTGGGCTGCGAAAGGTACAAATTTATTAGGTGTGAGAGTCGTCATTACTGAGTCATATGAGCGTATCCACCGTTCCAATTTGATTGGTATGGGGGTTATACCTTTAGAGTTTAAAGATGGGGTATCCCGTAAGACACTCAATTTAAAAGGTGATGAACGCATTGATGTCACGGGGTTACAGTCAATTACTCCTGGACAAGATATCACAGTGAAAATCACGTATGGCAATGGTGATATAAAGGAAGTTATAACACGCTGTCGTATTGATACTGCAACGGAGATGGATTATTACCGTCATGGTGGTATCTTACATTATGTTATAAGACAGATGCTGCATTAA
- the hemB gene encoding Delta-aminolevulinic acid dehydratase, translating into MNNLHSIQRMRRLRKTEKLRTLFQETHLSVNDLCLPIFVEEELDDYMPINSMPGVMRIPEKRLAYEIERIANAGIKSVMTFGVSHHLDDNGSDAWQENGLVARMSRICKETVPEMIVMSDTCFCEYTSHGHCGVMHGHVVDNDATIHNLGLQAVAAARAGADFIAPSAAMDGQVAAIRHALDEAGFTDTAIMSYSTKFASALYGPFRDAAGSCLKGDRKTYQMNPMNRREALHESLIDEREGADALMIKPAGAYLDIIRDLREHTQLPIGAYQVSGEYAQIKFAAQAGAIDETRVALETLGSIKRAGADLIFTYFALQLAEANAL; encoded by the coding sequence GTGAACAACCTGCATTCAATTCAACGCATGAGAAGATTGCGTAAGACCGAAAAACTCCGCACTTTATTCCAAGAAACCCATCTTTCCGTTAATGACCTTTGCTTGCCAATTTTTGTTGAAGAAGAACTCGATGACTATATGCCAATCAATAGCATGCCGGGTGTTATGCGTATTCCTGAAAAACGCCTTGCCTATGAAATTGAGCGTATCGCAAATGCAGGAATAAAATCAGTGATGACCTTTGGGGTTTCCCATCATCTTGATGATAATGGTAGTGATGCATGGCAAGAAAATGGTTTAGTGGCACGCATGTCACGTATCTGCAAAGAAACCGTTCCTGAAATGATAGTGATGTCTGACACCTGTTTCTGTGAATACACCTCTCATGGTCACTGTGGCGTTATGCACGGTCATGTCGTTGACAACGATGCAACTATCCATAACCTAGGTTTACAAGCGGTTGCCGCCGCACGTGCAGGCGCTGATTTCATTGCCCCTTCTGCCGCAATGGATGGCCAGGTTGCTGCAATCCGTCATGCTCTTGATGAAGCAGGCTTTACAGACACTGCAATTATGTCTTACTCCACAAAATTTGCATCCGCACTGTATGGCCCATTCAGAGATGCAGCAGGTTCATGCCTTAAAGGCGATAGAAAAACCTATCAGATGAACCCAATGAACCGCCGTGAAGCGCTCCATGAGTCACTAATTGATGAGCGCGAAGGTGCTGACGCGCTAATGATAAAGCCTGCCGGAGCGTATTTGGATATTATTCGTGATTTACGCGAACACACTCAATTACCCATCGGGGCTTATCAAGTCAGTGGAGAATACGCACAAATTAAATTTGCTGCTCAAGCGGGTGCAATTGATGAAACGCGTGTGGCTCTTGAAACACTAGGGTCAATTAAACGCGCAGGCGCTGACCTTATTTTCACTTATTTCGCTTTACAATTAGCCGAAGCCAACGCGTTATAA
- a CDS encoding putative transcriptional regulator: protein MSIFNELKASLEEAVDIKHGHQKAANVTRYEITDVKAIREQLNVSQSELAHALGTSIDTIKSWELKRRNPTGLAAKILIAIKRNPALFTELAAI from the coding sequence ATGAGTATATTCAACGAATTAAAAGCCTCTTTAGAAGAAGCTGTTGACATTAAACACGGTCACCAAAAAGCCGCTAATGTCACTCGTTACGAAATTACTGACGTCAAAGCAATTCGAGAACAACTTAATGTTTCCCAAAGCGAATTAGCTCATGCGCTAGGAACGAGTATAGACACCATTAAAAGTTGGGAACTTAAACGACGTAACCCAACAGGATTAGCGGCTAAAATACTCATTGCCATTAAGCGAAATCCTGCTTTATTTACCGAGTTAGCAGCAATTTAA
- the pgpB_1 gene encoding Phosphatidylglycerophosphatase B produces MKKMVLVVCAFALLLIMPPMVMIVTGWHWSPETQFNSMKWLLWLTDTAGAPYSILTSLLFLGVVIFVFRSEKKQRLKILLVLVSAVLLQQGLKSALKSTFKEPRPYVEWLATQYQIPSSEFYELKRSERAKLIKNTVKQDEKYS; encoded by the coding sequence ATGAAAAAAATGGTTTTGGTTGTTTGTGCTTTTGCATTGTTATTAATCATGCCTCCCATGGTGATGATAGTTACAGGGTGGCATTGGTCACCAGAAACCCAGTTTAACTCTATGAAATGGCTTCTTTGGCTGACAGACACTGCGGGTGCGCCTTATAGTATTTTAACGTCTTTGTTATTTCTTGGAGTCGTTATATTCGTTTTCCGTTCAGAAAAGAAACAGCGACTGAAAATTTTGCTTGTTCTGGTCAGCGCGGTATTACTGCAACAAGGTTTGAAGAGCGCATTAAAAAGCACATTTAAAGAACCGCGTCCTTATGTGGAATGGTTGGCAACTCAATATCAAATTCCTTCATCAGAGTTTTATGAGTTAAAACGTAGTGAACGAGCGAAATTAATTAAAAATACGGTTAAACAAGATGAAAAATATAGCTAA
- the cysB_2 gene encoding Cys regulon transcriptional activator, which yields MKLQQLRYIVEVVNHDLNVSSTAEGLFTSQPGISKQVRMLEDELGIQIFARSGKHLTHVTPAGEEVVRISREVLSKIEAIRSVAGEHTYPDRGSLSIATTHTQARYALPPTIKGFIERYPHVSLHMQQGSPTQIAEEVCKGNSDFAIATEALHLYNDLIMLPCYHWNRCVVVQKDHPLATKKNVTIEDIAEYQIVTYTHGFTGRSELDVAFQKIGLEPKIIFTATDADVIKTYVRLGLGIGIIASMAVDPVSDSDLVVIDMRDKFSYSTTKIGFKRTSFLRSYMYDFMWRFAPHLTRDVVDKAVAIRNNEEIEEFFKDMKLPII from the coding sequence ATGAAATTGCAGCAATTACGTTATATTGTTGAAGTGGTTAACCATGACTTGAATGTCTCCTCAACCGCTGAGGGGCTTTTTACGTCACAGCCCGGTATCAGTAAACAAGTGCGGATGCTTGAAGATGAGCTTGGGATCCAAATTTTTGCACGTAGTGGTAAACATTTAACGCATGTCACCCCTGCAGGGGAAGAAGTCGTGCGGATCTCCCGAGAAGTACTATCAAAAATAGAAGCGATCCGTTCGGTTGCTGGGGAGCACACTTATCCCGATCGGGGAAGTTTAAGTATTGCGACGACACATACACAAGCTCGTTATGCTTTACCTCCAACAATCAAAGGTTTTATTGAGCGTTACCCACATGTTTCATTGCACATGCAGCAAGGGTCTCCAACGCAAATAGCTGAAGAAGTTTGCAAAGGAAATAGCGATTTTGCGATAGCAACAGAAGCACTGCACCTGTATAACGATTTGATTATGTTGCCATGCTACCATTGGAACCGCTGTGTCGTTGTGCAAAAAGACCATCCGCTAGCGACGAAAAAAAATGTCACTATTGAAGATATCGCGGAATATCAAATTGTAACGTATACCCATGGGTTTACTGGACGTTCAGAATTAGATGTGGCATTTCAGAAAATTGGTCTTGAGCCCAAAATTATTTTTACCGCAACCGATGCCGACGTGATCAAAACCTATGTTAGATTAGGGTTAGGGATCGGTATCATTGCGAGTATGGCAGTTGACCCGGTGAGTGATAGTGATTTAGTTGTAATTGATATGCGTGATAAGTTCAGCTATAGCACAACGAAGATTGGTTTTAAACGCACCAGTTTCTTACGTAGCTATATGTACGATTTTATGTGGCGCTTCGCACCGCATCTAACTCGTGATGTGGTCGATAAGGCGGTTGCTATTCGTAATAATGAAGAGATTGAAGAATTTTTTAAAGATATGAAATTGCCTATCATCTAA
- the pgpB_2 gene encoding Phosphatidylglycerophosphatase B yields the protein MKNIAKWQRKHWQAETGYSFPSGHMLFAAGWALFLIVLFWQQRLYALSIGLAIWAEGIAFSRMLLGMHWPIDIITSVIISACFTLFGYYILRAWGLFSKAD from the coding sequence ATGAAAAATATAGCTAAGTGGCAGCGTAAACATTGGCAAGCAGAAACGGGGTATTCTTTTCCTTCGGGTCATATGTTATTTGCGGCAGGCTGGGCATTGTTTTTAATTGTGCTTTTTTGGCAACAGCGTTTATATGCTTTATCGATAGGGCTTGCTATTTGGGCAGAGGGTATTGCGTTTAGTCGGATGTTGTTGGGAATGCATTGGCCTATAGATATAATAACTTCAGTGATCATAAGTGCTTGTTTTACCCTATTTGGTTATTATATTTTACGGGCATGGGGACTATTTAGTAAAGCCGATTAA
- a CDS encoding lipoprotein, whose amino-acid sequence MNTVSKRILSFMVIATVAISVSACSNMSKRDKNTAIGAGVGAVGGAVLTGGSSVGTVGGAAIGGIIGHQVGK is encoded by the coding sequence ATGAACACAGTAAGCAAACGTATTTTATCATTCATGGTGATAGCCACAGTCGCTATCAGCGTCAGTGCCTGTTCAAATATGTCTAAGCGCGATAAAAACACAGCGATTGGTGCCGGTGTAGGTGCTGTTGGTGGTGCCGTACTGACAGGCGGAAGCTCTGTAGGAACCGTTGGCGGTGCTGCTATTGGCGGAATTATCGGTCACCAAGTCGGTAAATAA
- the ribA gene encoding GTP cyclohydrolase-2 — protein MKENMQLKRVAEAKLPTPFGEFLMVGFEEIATGRDHVALIFGDISGDTPVLSRIHSECLTGDALFSLRCDCGFQLEAALSQISKEGRGVLLYHRQEGRNIGLLNKIRAYALQDQGLDTVEANIKLGFKADERDFTLCSDMYKLLGINEVRLLTNNPKKIDIMREAGINVVERVPLIVGRNPSNEHYLDVKAEKMGHMLFKHQ, from the coding sequence ATGAAAGAAAATATGCAGCTAAAACGCGTTGCCGAAGCAAAACTCCCAACACCTTTCGGTGAGTTTTTAATGGTGGGTTTTGAAGAAATTGCAACCGGTCGTGATCATGTAGCGTTAATTTTTGGCGATATCTCAGGAGATACACCGGTACTTAGCCGGATCCACTCCGAATGTTTAACAGGAGATGCGTTATTTAGTCTACGTTGCGATTGTGGTTTTCAATTAGAAGCCGCGCTCTCTCAGATTAGTAAAGAAGGCCGAGGGGTATTACTTTATCATCGTCAAGAAGGCCGAAACATAGGCTTGCTAAATAAAATCCGTGCTTATGCATTGCAAGATCAAGGCCTTGATACGGTTGAAGCCAACATCAAACTCGGATTCAAAGCCGATGAACGTGATTTTACCTTATGCTCTGATATGTATAAATTATTGGGAATTAATGAAGTCCGTTTATTGACAAATAACCCGAAAAAAATAGACATCATGCGTGAAGCTGGAATTAACGTGGTAGAACGTGTTCCACTGATTGTCGGTCGTAACCCAAGTAACGAACATTACCTTGACGTTAAAGCAGAAAAAATGGGGCACATGCTATTTAAGCATCAGTGA
- a CDS encoding tetratricopeptide repeat protein, with the protein MFELLFLLLPVAAAYGWYMGRRSAQQDKQQHANRLSRDYVTGVNFLLSNQQDKAVDLFLDMLKNEDSSAFEAHLTLGNLFRSRGEVERAIRIHQSLVESAALSFEQRLLATQQLGRDYMAAGVYDRAENMFQQLTDEVDFKQSALQSLLNIYQLTSDWTKAIEIAGKLVKLGHPELREQIAHFYCELATQQLASDDLEDALTLLNKAEQADNHCARVSIMKGRLFIEQGNYDKAIHVLKQVYEQDRELVTETLPLLFDCYQHTGQADEWEDYLRQCVAGNSGAIAELYLADIIVEKQNHEAAANYINDQIQRHPTMRLFYRLMDYHLEEAEDGRAKESLILLRKMVGEQIRTKPDYRCHKCGFTSRALYWHCPSCRSWDTIKPIRGLDGQ; encoded by the coding sequence ATGTTCGAGTTGCTGTTTCTGCTGCTACCGGTTGCTGCTGCTTACGGTTGGTACATGGGGCGCAGAAGTGCTCAACAAGATAAGCAACAACATGCGAATCGCTTGTCACGTGATTATGTTACAGGCGTTAACTTCCTATTATCTAATCAACAAGACAAAGCTGTCGATTTATTCCTCGATATGCTGAAAAATGAAGACAGTTCCGCTTTTGAGGCTCATCTCACGCTGGGAAATTTATTTCGCTCTCGCGGGGAAGTTGAACGTGCTATTCGTATTCACCAATCGCTGGTGGAAAGTGCTGCTTTGTCATTTGAACAACGCTTATTAGCAACCCAACAGCTTGGCCGAGATTACATGGCTGCAGGGGTTTATGACCGTGCAGAAAATATGTTTCAGCAATTGACAGACGAAGTCGATTTCAAACAAAGTGCCTTACAATCCCTCTTAAATATTTATCAGCTTACCAGTGACTGGACAAAAGCCATTGAAATAGCAGGAAAACTGGTTAAATTAGGGCACCCCGAGTTACGTGAGCAAATTGCGCATTTTTATTGTGAATTAGCGACCCAACAACTCGCTAGCGATGATCTTGAAGATGCACTGACATTGTTAAATAAGGCAGAGCAAGCCGATAACCACTGCGCTCGAGTTTCGATTATGAAAGGTCGGTTGTTTATCGAACAAGGTAATTACGATAAAGCGATTCATGTCCTAAAACAAGTCTATGAACAAGATAGAGAGCTAGTCACTGAAACGTTACCTTTACTATTTGATTGCTATCAACATACAGGCCAAGCAGATGAGTGGGAAGATTACCTTCGTCAGTGTGTTGCAGGTAATTCAGGGGCTATCGCAGAACTTTATTTAGCCGATATTATTGTTGAAAAACAAAATCATGAAGCGGCTGCGAATTACATTAACGACCAAATTCAACGCCATCCTACCATGCGTTTATTCTATCGTTTAATGGATTACCATCTTGAAGAAGCTGAAGATGGAAGGGCAAAAGAAAGTTTGATTTTGCTGCGTAAAATGGTAGGGGAACAAATTCGTACAAAACCCGATTATCGTTGTCATAAATGCGGGTTTACATCGCGTGCATTATATTGGCATTGTCCATCTTGTCGTTCTTGGGACACAATTAAACCTATTCGCGGGCTAGATGGTCAGTGA
- the yciH gene encoding translation initiation factor Sui1 — protein sequence MSDSNSRLVYSTETGRIADEKRKVERPKGDGIVRIRRETSGRKGKGVCVVTGLDLEDSELAKLAADLKKKCGCGGAVKDGNVEIQGDKRDVIKQYLEAKGFQVKLAGG from the coding sequence ATGAGTGATTCAAATAGTCGTCTTGTTTACAGTACAGAGACAGGACGTATTGCTGACGAGAAACGTAAGGTTGAAAGGCCTAAAGGCGATGGTATTGTGCGAATTCGCCGTGAGACATCAGGACGCAAAGGGAAAGGGGTTTGTGTAGTTACAGGTCTTGATCTTGAAGATAGCGAATTAGCAAAACTAGCGGCTGACCTTAAAAAGAAATGTGGCTGTGGCGGGGCTGTCAAAGATGGTAACGTTGAAATTCAAGGCGATAAACGCGATGTTATCAAACAGTACCTTGAGGCGAAAGGTTTTCAAGTCAAGTTAGCTGGTGGCTGA
- the yciS gene encoding Inner membrane protein yciS, with product MKYFLILLLAVAFFIVSITLGSSNDQVITFNYLIAKGDFSLSTLLASLFGVGFVLGWLVCAVFYLRVIVSLKNARRKIRRLESQLGAGESNISDSTSLVTTQNKE from the coding sequence GTGAAATATTTTCTGATTTTATTACTAGCGGTCGCTTTTTTTATTGTTTCGATTACGCTAGGTTCAAGCAATGATCAGGTTATTACATTTAACTATCTGATTGCAAAAGGGGATTTTTCATTATCGACCCTTCTTGCATCACTTTTTGGTGTCGGTTTTGTGCTAGGTTGGCTAGTCTGTGCCGTGTTTTATTTACGAGTCATCGTTAGCCTGAAAAACGCACGTCGTAAAATTCGACGTTTAGAATCACAATTAGGTGCTGGAGAAAGTAATATTTCCGACTCAACCTCATTAGTGACGACTCAGAACAAGGAATAA
- the pyrF gene encoding Orotidine 5'-phosphate decarboxylase: MISSTENHTHSPIIVALDYEDANEALAFVDRIDPRDCRLKVGKEMFTFNGPQFVKSLHERGFDIFLDLKFHDIPNTVARAVAAAAEMGVWMVNVHAGGGARMMEAARQSLEPYGKEAPLLTAVTVLTSMDESDLSGVGINVSPAAHAERLALLTKQCGLDGVVCSAHEAQRLKQLCGADFKLVTPGIRPTGSDVGDQRRIMTPQDAVKAGVDYMVIGRPITRSENPTVTLQQINQSIEGLL; the protein is encoded by the coding sequence ATGATTTCCTCAACTGAGAACCACACACATTCACCAATTATTGTGGCACTTGATTATGAAGATGCTAATGAAGCTTTGGCTTTTGTGGATCGCATTGACCCACGTGATTGTCGCTTAAAAGTTGGCAAAGAAATGTTTACTTTTAATGGTCCTCAATTTGTTAAGTCACTCCATGAACGTGGTTTTGATATTTTCTTAGATTTGAAATTTCATGATATTCCAAATACTGTTGCTCGTGCGGTTGCGGCTGCAGCTGAAATGGGGGTATGGATGGTTAATGTCCATGCTGGTGGTGGGGCTCGTATGATGGAAGCGGCACGCCAATCCCTTGAGCCTTATGGTAAAGAAGCGCCGTTACTTACTGCAGTAACAGTATTAACGAGTATGGATGAATCTGACCTCTCAGGTGTTGGAATTAACGTTTCACCGGCAGCTCATGCAGAGCGTTTGGCCTTATTAACGAAGCAATGTGGGTTGGACGGTGTTGTGTGCTCTGCTCATGAAGCGCAACGTTTAAAGCAGTTATGTGGTGCTGATTTCAAATTAGTTACCCCAGGTATTCGCCCTACAGGTAGTGATGTCGGGGATCAACGTCGCATTATGACACCACAAGATGCAGTGAAAGCAGGTGTCGATTATATGGTGATTGGGCGTCCAATTACACGCAGTGAAAACCCAACGGTCACATTACAACAAATCAATCAATCTATTGAAGGTTTGCTATGA